The region TCCCAGTCGACCTCTGACAATATTTTACGAATTTTGTCGTAGTTGGCACGCTTGAAACAGTAAAATTCGGTTTTTTGAGGTGATAAGGGCTTAAAATCCAGGGAAGGCACTACACATATAGCTTTGTGAGGCGAGTCCTCAGGTACAAGCGGAGTAGCACACTGGAATACTGATACAGAGTCATTTGAAAGTACGAGATCAAGTATACGGCCGATATTGTTTGTTACGTGATTATATTGTTTCAAACTACACATATATAAGACATTGCAGACATCGTGTAATTTTTATTGCTAGAGTggcagaaaatattttaataatctaaaTTGTATTCCTTTCTTACCCGACAGTACGCCTCGCTCCAGCAAACAATGGGGCAAACTGATGAAAAGCGCCGGTTCCTTCAGTGCTTCAGGAAGTTTCGAAAATATCCTCTTTGGCTCTGGAGTAAAGTGTGCTGGTGGCAACTCAAGCAAAATTGCACATGCTAGGTACAATTTAAGTTTGCTGTTTACTTGATAGTCATTATCATGTTTTCTGTCATCATCATAACTATCTTCGAGAAGTTTATTTCCTATTTTGTTTCTCAGTTATTTGAAATATGGAAAAAGTGACACCCTGCGTCCGTTGTATCGTGGCTATTACCCTAAAATCATTGAATGATCGCGTTTTCTTGTTGGGTTTGTTTGTGTGAGTCTACACTAGATGTCTGTTAACTTATTGTTTTGTAAAATCAACATGATCTCGAATTTAAAGTACTCTATTCCTTAATTTTCCACTtgcattacttttttttatctaaGTCCGATTGTctatagtgtaaaaaaatgataaatactTGGATTGATGAATTATTTCGAATACCTAGTGTAAGGCCCTTTATTTAAGTATGGACAAAAATCGCTTAGAAGACCAAACTTTAATTTGTCAGCTGCTTGAAATAAACCATTACTTGAGGATTATGACACTAGGTATTTTGTTTTCAGGCAAGTCCATGCTGAAGTATGTGCCATTTTACTTGGATCGTTAGAAGGGCTACAAAGTGCTTTATCTGTTTGTGGATCTACGGGTGTCACGCTCACTCCAGACGAATCATCCAGCTCCATTGTAGGAGAAGTCTCCCAAAGAATGAAGGATCTCAATGATCTTTGCAAGGTAAGGCTAAAATAcgttcaaaattgtttttttttattaacagctATCTATGGAAAGCCATGGCGATTGGGCATGGGTTTGGGTGATGTATATCGTCACCAaaagctttttatataaaacatctGTTAATAGTTCAGCTACTCTTCTAtctgatatttattatatatgagCCACATAAAAAAGCATTGGAAAATATTTAGCAAATCCCTTTTGTATACCCTgttttgatgttaatttttaaatggaAATTTCCTGATAATCTTCTCTTCTCAATTAAAATGTCTTTCAGAAAGCTGAAACTGGGGAGGAAGAGGAATGGGCGATGGGTGCAGCACACGATATAGCAAGGTTGTGCGCTGAGGTTACACTACGATGGCGTGCCTTCCTCCATCACACTACTGATAGACCTCATGTACACCATGCCCTAGCAGCAAGACATCATGCACTTCGGTAAGATTAACAATTTGACCCTCATCGCAGTAACCTAAATTTCATATTTCTCAAGCCACATTTCATATTTTCAGCATTAAGCGTTTCTCCGAATGCTTTTTTGTCCTAGACAATCCTCGGCATTCTCTTGCCGGTTGCTATGACAGTAATTACCAGTCGTATCAAAGTGTTGGCGATGTGGCTCGCAGATCGCGGTATTTGGCCCTGCTTCCCCCACTGCCTGTCCACTGCATTGCATTAGATGGCGATCCACATATTATGCCCATCATTTTCGAAGACAGGTATAACAAACACGcttagaattaaatttaataatataattacaattgaattatatttttgtatataattaattttcagaTATCAAGATACAGCAGAATTTGCTAGACGGCGTTCGTTTTTGAATTCTAGTGCAAGTAAATCTGGAAGTGGTGTGTATAAATTTTACGGTActcttattaaaatatgattaaactttgttattaaatcaaatagtatcatacttatattttttttagatccCTTCTTATGTTCAGAACCTATTGCTGATGACTGCGCGTGTAGTGTGAGTTCCATGGTGGATTCACGAAGACCTTCTTCTGAAGCATCAAGAGTAACTCTATCATTACCAAAATCCATGGTTGATGTTTTGGAAACCCAATataatacaacaaaaaataaccCAAACGTTGTCCAAGCTACGCTTACATTAGCACCCCAAAAGTCTGCACGAGGATCACCCAAAAGAACCTTAGTCAAGCAAAATGTAGTTGAACATAAGAAGccacataataaaaatttagaattGACAGGACGTAATAGATACATTGTTCAGAATAATGAAATTGCTGAAATACAATTACCACtaaataatgtattttcatCATGTCCGCTTCAACAAGGACAACAACTATCAAGATACTCCGCCTCCACTTTATTAGATATGAATGGTcccaaaaatactaaaattgcTACAAGGTTGTCAAATGACAAAAATCATCCCAGCGAAGTGTTTGATCAAAAGCATGAGAATATAACAAGTGGTGTAAGTACACTTCCTGCGAGACACAGTAAATCACTGGATCAGCTTAGAATTTCTCAAATGAATCCACTTAATATTCAAACTTTATCAAAAAATGTGAGAAACAGTTCTAATGTTTCTGTTAACAactatcttatgtctcaatcaCATACGAAGCCTACTACACTTCCTAGAAGTATGACAACAACAGCCTATCCAACTAATACTACAACTCGATGCTCATCTAAAAATGAAGAATATAGAAGAAACATTAACGAGTTTcgggaaaaatataaaaatcccaATAGTCCTCAGATATCAAACAATGAAGTTTTTCATAATTCAGGGTATAATTGTGATGGAGGGATGAAATCCaattctaataaaatttatgGCTATGCCTTCGGAAATCAGGGTGCAATGCAAGTAAATAATGTAATTCGAAATCCCTTAGAATTCCAAAGAGGCTATTCTCTAAATTTACCCCGTCCTATGTTGCCTCCGCGTAACTCTTATCCACCAGTTAGTGGAAAAGCTCAATCGACTGATCAAAGTAGTTTGATTTCTAATAAACATGTTCATAGATCTAACTCTACACATGTCTTTCATCAAATTGATGATGAACAGATTGATATCGAAGCAGCTCGCAATCAGTTACGTCATgagcttaattattatttacaaaaaggtGACTGGAGCTATGATTTCAATACCGGTAGTCTTATTCACAATTATCAGAAAAAATCAAGCAAAAGCAGTGATGATAGTGGTTTTGTAATGACTTTAGACCGCAGCAGTGATGGAACATCTAAGTCAACATATTCAAAAACTCCACCGTCAACGCCACATTCAAATATGCCTTCACTGAGGCAAAAACGCAGTAGATCTAAAGAATCGCGTTTAAATCATGGCGGCAAGGAAAATACAAGAATAAATTCTAGCAGAGACTCATTGAGTAGCCATCACTCTATAAGATCAAGAGATAGCAAATCTGACAAATTCACATCAAAATCAGAACGAAGCACTCCAAAATCTGATAGAGACACCCCTAAATCTGGTGGATTGACGCCTAGGTCTGGCTTGGCAACACCAAAATCTGGACGAGCGACGCCAAAATCTGGAGCAACTACACCAAAAAGTGGACGATCTAGTGGAAAACCTGATAAACGAAGTAAATACAAAGCTTCTGAAAAAATGTCCCAGCTTATGTCTGAAGCAGCTTCTTCGTCAAGTGATGAAAGCATTCCATTTGAACTCAGACGTGTTGAGACCTCATCTAGTGTTCCTTACAGTCTTGATCATGGATCTGAACTTCGACATTGTAGAAGCGCTGCATCAGTTTTGGAGGAGCCAAATTTGAGTAATACTTTCGGTTCCGAATCTCTACCAAACTTAGCACCTCCACCAGCTTTTGAATCTCCACCTTTAGATATTGACGACAAGGATTTCAAAATACTACCACCTGAAAATTTTCTTAACAAagaagagaaaataaataataagagttCCACATCGAGCTTAAGTGAACAAAGCGGATGGGTATCTAGTGGACGAAGTTCTGGGCCTTCATCTCCCGACAATGCTAGTAGCGTGAACCAAAGTATTCCTCAACCAAAATCATCGTTAGCGTCAAAAGATTCCACCAAAACCTATGAATCTCCTAGTGAAGTTCAGAAACGAGAAGCGGAAAATTTTGAagactttaaaaaaagtattttaaatggTGAACAATTAAGAGAGCGTCTTATGAAACTAGCCGTTAAGTGTGATTCAAATAATTCTGAAGATAAGGTAGAATGCTGTGATAAGGAAGTATGTGAGGAATGTGCTATATGTAGTGATTCGATATGTACGGACAGTCAatgtgaatataataaatatatgcaTAATAATGGCGTAGATATCAGCTGTAATTCAGATACATGCATTGCTAGCTGTCAACAGTGCTCTGAAGATAGTGTCAAATCAAGTCAAAGACATAATTCTTTTAGTGCAGGTCAAAACCCAGGTAATTCATACAAATCAAAATCAACCAAAGAAGGAGCCGTTAAAAAATCACAAACAGTATGTGATAATTTACACCCATATATAAGAAAAGAAATACCATCTAAGACTCCATTAGTACCAGTCAAATCAAATACACTAGATAAAACGAAATTGAGAGACAGAATAGAATATACCGAAAAGCTGATTGCAGCTGAAATAAGAAGCTTAACCGTAGGACGTCCTTGTAAAAGCCACACAACTCCAGATAATCctattacaaatttacaaaaTCAACATGGAAAAGCAAGATCAGAAATCAATCTAAGTCACTTCATCGGGGATAATGATTACGAACATTTACCTCCTCCCCAGCAATTTAGAGATGCACCACCACCTCCAGATCAATTTAAGgtataaatcataaaattttactaatagcCTTATTTTatcgatttaaaaaaagtttaactttGATATCCCTTAGGATCCGCCATCAAAGTCTCCTAAACTAAGCCGTGAAAGCAGTAAATCATCAACGCATTCTAAGAGTCGGAAAATAGAACAACCTACAAGCTTGCAACTAGACAATCCCTTATATCACGTCTGCGaaggtaatataataaaagagttAATGAATTTGTTAACTGTACTTTCgaatttcaattaatttgaaTGATCTATCATTTAAGGAATACTAGAAAGACGCAAGTTAAGGCCTCAAAAATCCTCAAGCGCCTCAGTATCGTCTGGTGGCAGTACACTTAATAAAAGTCAAAGCACTGGAGAACTTGCTTCTAGACATGAAAATGGTAATAACAAAGgtatcatataatattaattagctGTGTTGTTCATTTATTATGATGTTTGaacaatgtattaaataaaatatgtttacattcCAGAGCAACGTGAAAGTAATCTTGTCAGCATATTTGGACTAGCCGAGTCGGAAAGATTGTTTGTTAAATGTAGAGAAGAGTTTCGACAAAGTGTAAAATATCCAGGAGCAATTTACTCTGATTTTCCACCAGTTGAAAATTCTTTACCATATTTTCAGATCAGTGATGAGTACAGAATGTTTAACCCTGaaggtatatatttaaaaactgcATAGATATTGCAATTATTTTCCTTAATATTGatggctaatttaaattaattttaaggtTTACACTTAATTATATGTGTTCATGGATTGGATGGAAATGCTGCCGACTTACGATTAGTTAAGACATATTTAGAACTGGGTTTACCTGGAGCGCGCTTAGATTTCCTGATGTCTGAACGAAACCAGGGCGATACATTTTCAGACTTTGACATAATGACAGATAGGTAATGTATCAATGAATATATCtcaatgaaaataactaaaaattaaatctaaaaaatactaatttatcGTTTTTTTTCAGACTAGTGCAGGAATTCTTAACTCACATACAAAATTCTAGCGAGCCAGCTCGAATTAGTTTTGTAGGGCATTCCTTAGGCACTATTATTGTAAGATCAGCTCTTGCAAGACCACAGATGAAACCATATTTAAATAGGCTACATACATTCCTTTCGCTAAGTGGACCACATTTAGGAACTTTGTATAATTCAAGTGGTATTGTTAATGCAGGTATGACCTTTTTGAATATAAATCTCACTTTCTAATGCTATTAATATTCTTTAACTAGCAAATGAACTAACTgagacaaatttattttataattatcccAGGCGTAATTTTAAAACTGTATTTTGCAGGAATGTGGTTCATGCAGAAATGGAAAAAGTCAGGGTCTCTTCTGCAATTATCACTTCGAGACTCCTCTGATCCGCGTAGATCATTCCTTTACCGTTTGAGTGAGAGAAGCCAGTTGCACCAATTTAAACACATCCTATTATGTGGCTCCGGTCAAGACAGATACGTCCCTTTACACTCGGCGAGACTTGAGTTATGTAAAGCAGCTGCAAAGGATACGTCTTTATTAGGTCAAGCTTACAGGGAAATGGTAGGTTGTACAGAGTTTTATGAGCTGTCTGCTGAGCATGTTTATAATGAGGCTCCTCCTGATTATTGGCTATAAAAAGCTCGTTCGGCTCGAGTCGACTAAAGCAACTCAAGAGGAGCCCACTTCCTCCGATTGTTTCACACTTTGATATTCGAACTTATtttatgaagtgaaaacttcttaggCACATTCAGCGATTTTTAGTAAGCCAGTCTCGTTACCGACACCGAGTTGCGACATCAGCGTTAATAGCTGTAGTaatagtaggtatatatattgttatatatagtGACTAGTGACGACCTGCTCGACCCTGGCGTGTCTCCTGCCCGTGTATTCATGCGGCATGCCTGGCTAAGCATATTATGCAATGGTAGTAAAACGATTTCCTGTAACCGATATTTAGTTTTGCCACTGTTGGCACGTTCTAGTtaacaaacctcattttcaatgtaactccatgggaaatgtttgaacctgaaTAGGTTTTGATCTCGACCACTTAGAAATCCAGGTTTTCAGCTTTTTGCATCTAGACCTTTCCAAAGATATATTGTGTACCTAAGGAATAACCTTTCCAATGCCGTAAGACGGCAGTTTTAAGTTTTTCACTTTTATTGGCAATCCGTGTTTATTGTTTGTGAACCAGATACTCTCTTCTTACCATGTGCTTGTTTACAgattagatattatttttttttcaggtgCACAACATGGTTTCACCTCTTGCAGCCAGAGCATCATCGGTGGCCGTTGTCCGCTATGACGTGCAACATGCACTTCCACACACTGCCAGCGCCTTCGTGGGCCGGGCGGCGCATATCGCGGCCCTCGACTCCGATCTCTTCATAGAAAAGTTCCTTTTAGTCTCAGCTCTCAAATACTTTAGATAAAACTAGAGTACGGAAACACACTAAAATTCTAATTATATTGTCATTCATTCATAATCGTTCGCCACATAACCAAAGATAAGATTCACTCATCTTATAATCCTAAAAGCCACGTCTTTTTATCCCTAATTTGTAACAATGTCCCCTTTGAATTTTTATTCCCAATTATCTTAACTCTTATCTGTGGTTTAGGTTCGTATTCCAGAAAGCATCTTAATACTTAATCCGTGatcaaatgtattttatttatcacttCAATTCAGTTCGGATATTGGGACACGTTCTGAAATACGGAAATTAGAGGTGATTGTCATCGATAAGTGTTATAACTAATAGGAAACTAGAATTAGGTCGTCGTCAAAATGTCGACAAACTGCATTTTATCTGTTGAAATACCCTTATatagtgtatataatataaaaacacctctgacttattaaaatttatgtctGGCTTGAAATGGCAAAAATCGTAGGCCCAAACAATTTAAGGCTAGAgaattaatgtaattagttCGCAgagatcatattattatttgcacATAATTATCTATCATTTGCTTGCATTTATGGAATTTTATCTTTAGCAACATTTATTGgtgcatataataaaaaatatacaaataatacaaagtatgtatacattattatttgttataatatctatatgtcTGTTATAGAAGTCTGTTCCGTTATGTGGTATTTAGGAAAAATCTTTGAAGGAACTCCTTTAAGATAGGGTCGACCGACAATATTACCTACGTCTGACTCTATcatgaaattattgttaaattcattcaaatttcggggcaatttataactaaaacattgAATTTACAATTTCGTCAAAATAAACCCTGCacaataatagtatatatacTTTGGAATAGTGAtacgatttaaaaatttatatcgcaatttaattttcttaacaTAACATCGTTTTTGGAAAATAGCTTTTGTGTTTGATTTCCTAATCACATGTCACAATTTCCTAAATAATTGCATAATTTGGACATTTAGATGACAACgacaaaaatttaacaaatatttaaaatgttataaatgataatatttaggGTTAACTCCACTAAGTTTCATAAAATCACTTCGAGACGCCAAACGCTGgcaaaccttagatcatttatacgtccagatatactatgacagctgtgaaacgtcgaaaaaaagttCAGTTCTGaattaatctctattttgagcaatgcacgcacaataacacaaagtgtcatacaaatcgcggaTGTAAGACGCAGcttctcacgcacactaaagtataaagctggcctgttttaatcggttgtctaacagcaggagactctataaattatctaaggctggAACGTGTGACTGTGAATGAaacctaaatataaatatttctatagcaatatattaaacattactaaaattataaatgtttgattACAAACTATTAGAAACTTCTGAATTTATAGCTTTATCTGCATCATGATAATCATTATACAAACACCAGAAAGCGTAAGGATGTAATTATTAGATTTAAGTCGGATCTTTACACCAAATAATTAAGACTACATAGATGTGtagatataattatgtattgtaGGTGTTAATTGTATTAGAATTTTAATGATTGTTGTGCAAACGGTGTCTTAGTCCCAGTGTCTTACGACATTTACGATTggcataaaatataaacatgttTACGCAATGTCTATTagggtttatttttatttacaactcGATCACATTATTTGCAGACTGATATTTAGAGCATCATGTTGACTAACTTGTTAACTATCACTACAAAGATACGTGCAGCATTTCTGCGATGGATAGACTGATCCGTTGGCCGAattagctgccagcgcttgggcttcCAAAAGCCCTACTTAGGCGCGCTGACTTTGTCCTTTCTCCGCGCCTCGACCCCACGGTCCAAGTGTCTCGAcaacaaacggcacaaagatacATGACTCGCTGAGACCGACTTATTTGCGATGCTAACTGTCTTCGGCAGTCCAAGCAGCAGCAGGCACCAACTGAAGAAGCTTGGACACGAGAAAGAGGGTGTCGAGACGAATGTCGCGTCCCACACCCTTCCCCGTGCGGCCTGCCCAGGCTGCTTGgctcattccatcaggacgcttgccatcacGTCGGGTAATAATTCCATCAATTGGCActaaatttattacttaaattcaATACAAAGTGTCCCCATTCTTGTAAATAATTTGACCTGTTTGACCTTTGGCACATTGTTAATTTTCGCGCTTCGATCGCTTGTCTATTCTTGTTTGCCGAATCAAATTGATCCAAGAATCTTGTGTCTTCTGCAAGTCTCctgcattattttaattaattacttaattttattcaattaattactttttagtACAGGCTGAGCTTATAATATTGATGCGACAGGTCGAGGAGGTAAGGGGTCTACATCAAAAGGATCGACACATGTTCAAATAATGTAACCggattgtaaaaatataacattaaagatatactatatataggtacacagtgaattattaattgaattatttaaccGGTACgacatttttattacatcgccaaTGATTTTGTagttttgaattaaattgattttttttaccgcctttatatctattgtttttttattgtattctgTGGAATTTCTCTTTATTTCTACCTATGTATCAGTATctggttattttttatatttatatatcctGTAAGTTtgaaacttttaattaattacaagatCTTTTTGATAAGgtgtgttatttataatatataggtttCTTAACAAATCCTCTCTCTCTACAAACACAAAATCTATTCGTGATTGTAAATTTAAACGAAAATTAGactgatattttaaatttctcgACTGGTAAATTTCGATAGATTTctcacatttattttaatttataatctttatttgtaGGTTCTTCGTAATTCaacatgataatatattataattattattaatatatctgTCCATGTTTGTCTCTATAAGTATTGTAATTATCTGTAGGTATTTTATACAG is a window of Leptidea sinapis chromosome 26, ilLepSina1.1, whole genome shotgun sequence DNA encoding:
- the LOC126972424 gene encoding uncharacterized protein LOC126972424 isoform X3, coding for MTDLQATFEFSVELYKFYNVDLFQRGLYQVRVGLRVSPKVPVHIEASVSSGNGAARTGRPAANASLIGGLAASRAFQIMYRNEEVTLRDIVHFRAHLLVDSRNLKESLERAEWSLGIELWCSEGAQSSTLAPVSCRVLKLHFQPSNGLHYHLPVLFDYFHLSSVSITIHASLVALHQPYINTPRSSKQWGKLMKSAGSFSASGSFENILFGSGVKCAGGNSSKIAHARQVHAEVCAILLGSLEGLQSALSVCGSTGVTLTPDESSSSIVGEVSQRMKDLNDLCKKAETGEEEEWAMGAAHDIARLCAEVTLRWRAFLHHTTDRPHVHHALAARHHALRIKRFSECFFVLDNPRHSLAGCYDSNYQSYQSVGDVARRSRYLALLPPLPVHCIALDGDPHIMPIIFEDRYQDTAEFARRRSFLNSSASKSGSDPFLCSEPIADDCACSVSSMVDSRRPSSEASRVTLSLPKSMVDVLETQYNTTKNNPNVVQATLTLAPQKSARGSPKRTLVKQNVVEHKKPHNKNLELTGRNRYIVQNNEIAEIQLPLNNVFSSCPLQQGQQLSRYSASTLLDMNGPKNTKIATRLSNDKNHPSEVFDQKHENITSGVSTLPARHSKSLDQLRISQMNPLNIQTLSKNVRNSSNVSVNNYLMSQSHTKPTTLPRSMTTTAYPTNTTTRCSSKNEEYRRNINEFREKYKNPNSPQISNNEVFHNSGYNCDGGMKSNSNKIYGYAFGNQGAMQVNNVIRNPLEFQRGYSLNLPRPMLPPRNSYPPVSGKAQSTDQSSLISNKHVHRSNSTHVFHQIDDEQIDIEAARNQLRHELNYYLQKGDWSYDFNTGSLIHNYQKKSSKSSDDSGFVMTLDRSSDGTSKSTYSKTPPSTPHSNMPSLRQKRSRSKESRLNHGGKENTRINSSRDSLSSHHSIRSRDSKSDKFTSKSERSTPKSDRDTPKSGGLTPRSGLATPKSGRATPKSGATTPKSGRSSGKPDKRSKYKASEKMSQLMSEAASSSSDESIPFELRRVETSSSVPYSLDHGSELRHCRSAASVLEEPNLSNTFGSESLPNLAPPPAFESPPLDIDDKDFKILPPENFLNKEEKINNKSSTSSLSEQSGWVSSGRSSGPSSPDNASSVNQSIPQPKSSLASKDSTKTYESPSEVQKREAENFEDFKKSILNGEQLRERLMKLAVKCDSNNSEDKVECCDKEVCEECAICSDSICTDSQCEYNKYMHNNGVDISCNSDTCIASCQQCSEDSVKSSQRHNSFSAGQNPGNSYKSKSTKEGAVKKSQTVCDNLHPYIRKEIPSKTPLVPVKSNTLDKTKLRDRIEYTEKLIAAEIRSLTVGRPCKSHTTPDNPITNLQNQHGKARSEINLSHFIGDNDYEHLPPPQQFRDAPPPPDQFKDPPSKSPKLSRESSKSSTHSKSRKIEQPTSLQLDNPLYHVCEGILERRKLRPQKSSSASVSSGGSTLNKSQSTGELASRHENGNNKEQRESNLVSIFGLAESERLFVKCREEFRQSVKYPGAIYSDFPPVENSLPYFQISDEYRMFNPEGLHLIICVHGLDGNAADLRLVKTYLELGLPGARLDFLMSERNQGDTFSDFDIMTDRLVQEFLTHIQNSSEPARISFVGHSLGTIIVRSALARPQMKPYLNRLHTFLSLSGPHLGTLYNSSGIVNAGMWFMQKWKKSGSLLQLSLRDSSDPRRSFLYRLSERSQLHQFKHILLCGSGQDRYVPLHSARLELCKAAAKDTSLLGQAYREMVHNMVSPLAARASSVAVVRYDVQHALPHTASAFVGRAAHIAALDSDLFIEKFLLVSALKYFR